In Aspergillus luchuensis IFO 4308 DNA, chromosome 1, nearly complete sequence, the following are encoded in one genomic region:
- the pgmA gene encoding phosphoglucomutase PGM2 (COG:G;~EggNog:ENOG410PHM1;~InterPro:IPR036900,IPR016055,IPR005846,IPR005845, IPR005844,IPR005843,IPR005841,IPR016066;~PFAM:PF00408,PF02879,PF02878,PF02880;~go_function: GO:0000287 - magnesium ion binding [Evidence IEA];~go_function: GO:0016868 - intramolecular transferase activity, phosphotransferases [Evidence IEA];~go_process: GO:0005975 - carbohydrate metabolic process [Evidence IEA];~go_process: GO:0071704 - organic substance metabolic process [Evidence IEA]): MSVQTVSITPFTDQKPGTSGLRKKVKVFQQPNYSESFVTSIILSIPEGAEGAFLVIGGDGRYYNTEVIQKIAKIGAAYGVKKLLVGQNGILSTPAASNLIRKRKATGGILLTASHNPGGPENDFGIKYNLANGAPAPESVTNKIFETSKSLTSYKYIDIPDVDTTTIGSKTYGPIEVEVVHSTTDYVTMMKEIFDFDLIRDFLETHKDFKVLFDGMHGVTGPYGVDIFVNELGLPASSTMNCEPKPDFGGGHPDPNLVYAHELVESVDKNGIHFGAASDGDGDRNMIYGANTFVSPGDSLAIIAHHAKLIPYFQKQGVYGLARSMPTSGAVDRVAKAQGLQSYEVPTGWKFFCNLFDNQKISICGEESFGTGSNHIREKDGLWAIVAWLNVIAGVAKQKPSETPSIASIQNEFWQTYGRTFFTRYDYENVDSDGANKVIATLSEKVDNKDTFVGSTVSGRKVVDVGNFAYTDLDGSVTKNQGLYVKFDDGSRIVVRLSGTGSSGATIRLYIEKYESDASKLGLATDEYLKDNVALALELLKFKEYIGREEPDVRT; the protein is encoded by the exons atgTCCGTTCAAACCGTCTCCATCACTCCCTTCACCGACCAGAAGCCGGGAAC CTCCGGTCTTCGTAAGAAGGTCAAGGTCTTCCAGCAGCCCAACTACTCCGAGTCCTTCGTCACTAGCATCATCCTCTCTATCCCCGAGGGTGCTGAGGGCgctttcctcgtcatcggtggCGATGGCCGCTACTACAACACCGAGGTCATCCAGAAGATTGCCAAAATCGGTGCCGCTTATGGTGTCAAGAAGCTGCTGGTCGGCCAGAATGgcatcctctccacccccgctGCCAGCAACCTCATCCGCAAGCGCAAGGCCACCGGTGGTATCCTCCTGACGGCCAGTCACAATCCTGGTG GCCCTGAGAACGACTTCGGTATCAAGTACAACCTTGCCAATGGCGCTCCCGCCCCCGAATCCGTCACCAACAAGATCTTCGAAACCTCCAAGTCCCTCACCTCCTACAAGTACATTGACATCCCCGATgttgacaccaccaccatcggcTCCAAGACCTACGGCCCCAtcgaggttgaggttgtccACTCCACCACCGACTACGTCaccatgatgaaggagatctTCGACTTCGACCTCATCCGCGACTTCCTCGAGACCCACAAGGACTTCAAGGTGCTGTTCGATGGCATGCACGGTGTCACTGGCCCCTACGGTGTTgacatcttcgtcaacgAGCTGGGTCTGcccgccagcagcaccatGAACTGCGAGCCCAAGCCCGACTTCGGCGGTGGCCACCCCGACCCCAACCTGGTCTACGCCCACGAGCTCGTCGAGAGCGTTGACAAGAATGGCATCCACTTCGGTGCTGCCAGTGATGGTGACGGTGACCGTAACATGATCTACGGCGCCAACACCTTCGTCTCTCCCGGTGACAGTCTGGCCATCATTGCCCACCACGCCAAGCTCATCCCCTACTTCCAGAAGCAGGGTGTCTACGGCCTGGCGCGCTCCATGCCCACCTCCGGTGCCGTCGACCGCGTGGCTAAGGCCCAGGGCCTGCAGAGCTACGAGGTGCCCACGGGCTGGAAGTTCTTCTGCAACCTGTTCGACAACCAGAAGATTTCCATCTGTGGTGAGGAGAGTTTCGGTACTGGCAGCAACCACATCCGTGAGAAGGACGGCCTGTGGGCCATCGTGGCTTGGCTGAACGTCATCGCTGGCGTTGCCAAGCAGAAGCCCAGCGAGACCCCCAGCATCGCTTCCATCCAGAACGAGTTCTGGCAGACCTACGGCCGTACCTTCTTCACCCGGTACGACTACGAGAACGTCGACAGCGACGGTGCCAACAAGGTGATCGCCACCCTGTCGGAGAAGGTCGACAACAAGGACACCTTCGTTGGCTCGACCGTGTCCGGCCGCAAGGTTGTCGACGTCGGCAACTTCGCCTACACCGACCTGGACGGCAGCGTGACCAAGAACCAGGGTCTGTACGTCAAGTTCGACGATGGCAGCCGCATCGTCGTCCGTCTGTCTGGCactggcagcagcggcgccaCGATCCGTCTGTACATTGAGAAGTACGAGAGCGACGCCAGCAAGCTCGGCCTCGCCACGGACGAGTACCTGAAGGACAAcgtggctctggctctggagcTGCTTAAGTTCAAGGAGTACATCGGCCGCGAGGAGCCTGATGTCCGCACATAA
- a CDS encoding Gfo/Idh/MocA family protein (COG:S;~EggNog:ENOG410PKCI;~InterPro:IPR004104,IPR000683,IPR036291;~PFAM:PF02894,PF01408;~go_function: GO:0016491 - oxidoreductase activity [Evidence IEA]): MKEPVIPTTSLPPSPSPRPLRFLIIGAGSRGTAYARAVTTATQGTIHAVAEPHPFKRRHLGRSYIWGEHGTPQDGQEFPDWRAWLQWEQQRRETNNDPRVGVDGVFICTLDSTHVEILHAIAPLQLHILCEKPLALSLEDCLSVYHALTPNLHTNIFSIGHVLRYSPHNILLRKLLLLDRVIGDIVSLEHTEPVGFWHFSHSYVRGNWRRETPNGDGSLLTKSCHDIDFIMWLLSSPPPSSDPTSQQQQHPIHPRTITSTGSLTQFRKSQKPPAAGTATNCLSCPAERDCIYSAVRIYNGMHVAKGDIDWPVNIVCEDIEDILPKATTTTTPRINKSDPIPTEHIPLAQSHLLTRLREDYDQTSTTTDANDSIHSRPWYGRCVYESDNNVCDDQTVTITFSSDPPKTAIFHMIAPTEKQCERRGRVYGTLGEITYDSRTITIYSFQTRETTTITVPKRPAEEEKAHGGGDYGLARSFVDAVDAVVNKGWGVAEAQRRFVGCDLEEAVRSHAVVFAAEEARREEVVVKWGEWWGGKVKGVGL; the protein is encoded by the coding sequence ATGAAAGAACCCGTCATTCCAACgacttctcttcctccttccccctccccccgtcCTCTCCGCTTCCTCATAATTGGCGCTGGATCTCGTGGCACCGCCTACGCCCGTGCTGTCACCACCGCTACTCAAGGCACCATCCACGCCGTCGCCGAACCTCATCCCTTCAAGCGCCGACACCTCGGCCGCTCCTACATCTGGGGCGAACACGGCACTCCCCAAGACGGCCAGGAATTCCCCGACTGGCGCGCCTGGCTACAATGGGAGCAACAGCGTCGAGAAACCAATAATGACCCCCGGGTCGGTGTCGACGGGGTCTTCATCTGCACCCTTGACTCCACCCACGTCGAGATCCTCCACGCCATCGcccctctccaactccacaTCCTCTGCGAGAAACCCCTCGCCCTATCTCTAGAAGACTGCCTATCCGTCTACCACGCCCTCACCCCCAACCTCCACAccaacatcttctccatcggcCACGTCCTCCGCTACAGCCcccacaacatcctcctccgtaaactcctccttctcgaccgcGTCATCGGCGACATCGTCTCCCTCGAGCACACCGAACCCGTCGGCTTCTGGCACTTCTCGCACAGCTATGTCCGCGGCAACTGGCGTCGAGAAACCCCCAACGGGGACGGCTCCCTACTAACCAAATCCTGCCACGACATCGACTTCATCATGTGGTTACTCTCcagccctcctccctcctcagaCCCAACctcgcaacaacaacaacatcccatccacccccgaaccatcacctccaccgGCTCCTTGACCCAATTTCGCAAATCCCAAAAACCCCCCGCCGCAGGCACCGCAACAAACTGTCTCTCCTGCCCCGCAGAACGAGACTGCATCTACAGCGCCGTCCGAATCTACAATGGCATGCACGTCGCCAAAGGCGACATAGACTGGCCCGTAAACATCGTCTGCGAAGACATCGAAGATATCCTCCCCaaagcaacaaccaccaccacccctaGAATCAACAAGTCCgaccccatccccaccgaACACATCCCCCTCGCTCAATCCCACCTTCTCACCCGTCTCCGCGAAGACTACGACCAAacgtccaccaccacggaCGCAAAcgactccatccactcccgCCCGTGGTACGGCCGCTGCGTCTACGAATCCGACAACAACGTCTGCGACGACCAAACCGTAACGATAACCTTCTCGTCCGACCCACCCAAAACCGCCATCTTTCACATGATCGCCCCCACCGAAAAGCAATGCGAGCGACGCGGCCGCGTATACGGCACACTGGGCGAAATCACATACGATAGCCGCACGATCACCATCTACTCGTTCCAGACGAGAGAGACTACGACGATTACGGTGCCGAAGAggccggcggaggaggagaaggcgcaTGGCGGAGGGGATTATGGGCTGGCGAGGAGCTTTGTGGATGCTGTGGATGCGGTGGTTAATaaggggtggggggtggCGGAGGCACAGAGGAGGTTTGTTGGGTGTgatttggaggaggcggtTAGGAGTCATGCGGTGGTAtttgcggcggaggaggccaggagggaggaggtggtggttaaGTGGGGGGAGTGGTGGGGAGGTAAGGTTAAGGGGGTGGGTTTGTAG
- a CDS encoding uncharacterized protein (COG:S;~EggNog:ENOG410PT9Y;~TransMembrane:1 (o319-341i)): MAHHGTGHARFNRVMRKKYQLDSAYFSETGKGPENSATPTIIPQQTVGNGMEGELTLDLVMQAQDVHDSQGLPLEKRQQSDTATGDQATVSATIINVVDSNSQTSTGTSATAPTTISEESTVPVTSGSSTDTDSLLLSLSATVSVDLSLTASPAYSSPTADTPAVTSTPEPSSSAPPSSAPAASKTSTPLFGSTATALPSSAHPQPSSALSSSSPSSTQNASQVTGSSSAWVFGSGSQSTTSYVTQTNSATTSTFSSDSTSTTSLYGAWGTASNGGGGGSGATATGQGVSPSSSSGSSSSNSSSGSGSGSLSSQTKGKIAGGVVGGVAAAMFVFVIVVWLLRRRKKNILPPSGDALPEPDTTGTAEGSLPRSAEMTSRRSSDDPLFTASYFAPAFMKRWRQSHMTTRTDSTLSSEPSERGFQKISGRKIPSVLQSGGDGYGGGYEPGSPTASEPSTLFSPSSPVQPRSPPTQPPVATPYGMPLDTSYTREAAEVGGVVVFRPSPARTPVTGSANASLSNEPTGPRVVSQVGALSPTMPKRPDALGRSHPSFDGSRGSRFTESI, from the coding sequence ATGGCCCATCATGGCACAGGACACGCTCGGTTCAACAGAGTAATGCGGAAGAAATATCAATTGGATTCTGCATACTTTAGCGAAACTGGGAAGGGTCCAGAAAACTCCGCGACGCCGACAATTATACCGCAACAGACGGTTGGAAATGGCATGGAGGGTGAGCTAACCCTGGACCTGGTGATGCAGGCACAGGATGTGCACGACAGTCAGGGATTGCCCCTCGAGAAGCGCCAGCAATCAGACACAGCCACGGGAGATCAGGCTACGGTGTCTGCGACTATCATCAACGTGGTCGACAGCAATTCGCAGACTAGCACCGGCACTTCGGCAACTGCACCGACAACGATATCTGAAGAGTCGACTGTTCCCGTGACTTCAGGCTCGTCAACAGACACTGACTCATTGCTCCTGTCGCTTTCTGCCACTGTTTCGGTAGATCTATCCCTGACTGCTTCGCCTGCGTATTCTTCTCCGACCGCAGACACACCGGCAGTAACAAGTACACCTGAACCGTCCTCATCCGCCCCACCGTCATCGGCGCCCGCCGCTTCGAAGACGTCTACTCCGCTATTCGGCTCTACTGCAAccgctcttccttcttctgcacACCCCCAGCCATCAAGCGCATTGTCTAGCTCCAGTCCAAGTAGTACACAAAACGCTAGCCAGGTTACTGGCTCAAGCTCTGCTTGGGTGTTCGGATCCGGTTCACAATCTACGACTTCCTACGTGACTCAGACGAACTCCGCCACGACATCTACCTTCTCATCGGATTCTACTTCCACCACTTCGCTTTACGGAGCTTGGGGTACGGCCTCGAATGGAGGGGGCGGAGGATCAGGGGCAACTGCCACCGGACAAGGTGtctcgccttcatcctcttcgggcagctccagctccaactCCAGCTCGGGCTCGGGCTCGGGCTCCCTGAGCAGCCAAACTAAAGGCAAGATAGCCGGTGGTGTGGTTGGTGGCGTGGCTGCTGCTATGTTCGTGTTCGTAATTGTTGTCTGGCTGCTCCGCCGccgcaagaagaacatcctGCCCCCATCTGGGGACGCTCTCCCCGAGCCTGACACGACCGGGACAGCTGAAGGCTCTCTCCCACGCTCGGCGGAGATGACATCGCGGCGGTCTAGCGACGACCCCTTGTTTACTGCGTCATACTTTGCGCCAGCTTTTATGAAACGATGGCGCCAGTCGCACATGACGACGCGCACCGACAGTACACTAAGCTCTGAGCCTAGCGAGCGTGGGTTCCAAAAGATCTCCGGCCGTAAAATTCCTTCAGTGCTGCAGTCAGGAGGGGACGGCTACGGCGGAGGATATGAACCGGGATCCCCTACTGCGTCTGAGCCGAGCACGCTTTTTTCTCCGAGCTCACCAGTTCAGCCACGGTCACCGCCAACACAACCGCCCGTGGCGACACCGTATGGCATGCCGTTGGATACCAGCTATACTCGAGAAgcggcggaggtgggaggTGTAGTGGTGTTTCGACCATCTCCAGCCCGCACACCAGTTACCGGGTCCGCCAACGCCAGTCTGTCCAATGAGCCAACCGGGCCACGGGTCGTTTCGCAAGTCGGAGCTCTCTCCCCGACAATGCCCAAGCGGCCTGATGCGCTCGGACGAAGTCACCCGAGCTTCGATGGCAGTCGGGGCAGTCGGTTTACGGAGAGTATATGA
- the eb1 gene encoding microtubule-binding protein BIM1 (BUSCO:EOG09264KO7;~COG:Z;~EggNog:ENOG410PUQ7;~InterPro:IPR004953,IPR027328,IPR036133,IPR001715, IPR042180,IPR036872;~PFAM:PF00307,PF03271;~go_function: GO:0005515 - protein binding [Evidence IEA];~go_function: GO:0008017 - microtubule binding [Evidence IEA]): MSESRQELLAWINNLLQLNMTKVEQCGTGAALCQIFDSIFMDVPMSRVKFNVNTEYAYLQNFKVLQNVFAKHQVDKPIPVESLTKCRMQDNLEFLQWTKKYWDQHYPGGDYDAAARRKASGGPPATAGGSRAGASSAGAARRGTTPTIGAARPRVAGAASAANVSALQQEIATQKEAIAGLEKERDFYFAKLRDIELLLQSAIEADPELEKDDDSLVKHIQGILYSTEV, encoded by the exons ATGTCGGAATCCAG ACAAGAGCTGTTGGCATGGATCAACAACCTGCTGCAGTTGAATATGACCAAGGTTGAGCAGTGCGGAACTGG TGCCGCTCTGTGCCAGATCTTCGATTCTATATTTA TGGATGTCCCCATGTCTCGCGTCAAGTTCAACGTCAACACCGAATACGCCTACCTTCAGAACTTCAAGGTTCTTCAGA ACGTCTTTGCCAAACACCAGGTAGACAAGCCGATTCCCGTCGAATCTCTCACGAAATGCCGTATGCAGGACAACCTTGAGTTCCTCCAGTGGACGAAGAAGTACTGGGACCAACACTACCCGGGTGGTGACTACGATGCCGCCGCTCGTCGCAAGGCCTCCGGTGGTCCCCCCGCCACTGCGGGTGGCTCTCGCGCAGGTGCAAGCTCCGCCGGAGCGGCACGCCGTGGTACTACGCCTACCATTGGCGCCGCCCGCCCCCGTGTCGCTGGTGCCGCAAGCGCTGCCAACGTGTCTGCGCTGCAGCAGGAGATTGCTACGCAAAAGGAGGCTATTGCtggcttggagaaggagagggatttCTACTTTGCCAAGCTGCGTGACATCgaattgcttcttcagaGCGCCATCGAGGCCGATCCGGAGCTTGAAAAGGATGATGACTCCCTGGTGAAGCACATCCAGGGCATTCTGTACTCGACGGAGGTATGA
- a CDS encoding F-box/WD repeat-containing protein (COG:S;~EggNog:ENOG410PJ7H;~InterPro:IPR001810,IPR036322,IPR015943,IPR001680, IPR036047,IPR019775,IPR020472,IPR017986;~PFAM:PF00646,PF00400,PF12937;~go_function: GO:0005515 - protein binding [Evidence IEA]), translated as MAPRDSSTITSRRRPSFSLRTRPRTATTSTAHTTGLEHDVWHGLSVVDSGDDDDGQVLEDMNHFPEPVPRRREAKSFSSLRHPVDGLRALGRRLSVTLRNKSSRHSVHPQPEAMRNSWCNEISINRRPSLESISALHGFYAHAGAPVPGNGLEPPVFSNDIYAGAAARAAAAAQNELARALRDSIKLSDAKLTQDSESGIGIDLRDRSELSDPALAIVRIDPVSCLPPEVMSQVFSYLDPESLMQSELVSRAWSEQASSQHIWRHVFRHTYGHHPSGLPFKKRQSAGLGKAHPKQDWKRMFLVRRALEHRWKEGKAAAIYLHGHKDSVYCAQFDEDKIITGSRDRTIRVWDAHYPWPCRKIIGPPPGDVSGIGPVNNPAQQSAGKPPFLTICPPPTRSAGIMAPIEHSADYHSASILCLQFDEEIMVTGSSDFTCIVWDIKNDYKPIRRLVGHQAGVLDVCFDDRYIVSCSKDTTICVWDRHTGALVKKLLGHRGPVNAVQLRGDLVVSASGDGVAKLWNITSGLCVKEFPSKDRGLACVEFSDDARTILTGGNDQVIYQFDANTGEMVKELKGHAGLVRSLHLDSMNQRIVSGSYDMSVKVFDAQSGELSIDLPGWTTSWMLSVKSDYRRIVATSQDSRAVIMDFGYGLDGIDLLKE; from the exons ATGGCTCCACGAGATTCCAGCACTATTACCTCCCGTCGAcgcccctctttctccctccgcACTCGGCCCCGGACTGCTACAACTTCGACTGCTCATACAACCGGATTGGAACATGATGTGTGGCATGGGCTGTCTGTGGTGGATTcaggagatgatgacgacggcCAGGTCTTGGAAGATATGAACCATTTCCCAGAGCCTGTTCCCAGGCGCCGTGAAGCcaagagcttctccagcttaCGCCATCCCGTGGACGGTCTGCGAGCTCTGGGCCGTCGCCTCTCAGTGACGCTCCGCAACAAGTCGTCCAGGCATTCCGTTCATCCTCAACCAGAAGCCATGAGAAACTCCTGGTGCAATGAAATCAGCATTAATCGTCGACCTTCACTTGAGAGTATCTCCGCGCTACATGGCTTCTACGCCCATGCTGGCGCCCCTGTTCCGGGAAATGGCCTGGAGCCACCCGTTTTCTCGAACGATATTTATGCGGGAGCGGCTGCTcgcgctgcagctgcagctcagAATGAGCTGGCAAGAGCTCTGCGGGACAGTATCAAGCTCTCGGATGCTAAGTTGACCCAAGATTCGGAAAGTGGCATTGGCATCGATCTCCGCGATCGCTCGGAGCTATCTGACCCAGCTCTGGCCATAGTACGGATTGATCCTGTCAGCTGCCTTCCTCCTGAGGTTATGTCACAGGTGTTTTCCTACCTTGATCCCGAGTCCCTCATGCAGTCTGAACTAGTTTCACGTGCTTGGAGTGAGCAGGCATCCTCCCAGCACATCTGGCGGCACGTGTTTCGTCATACCTACGGACATCACCCTAGTGGGCTTCCTTTCAAGAAGAGACAGTCTGCTGGTTTGGGCAAAGCTCATCCTAAGCAGGATTGGAAGCGGATGTTCCTCGTTCGCCGTGCTCTGGAACATAggtggaaagaagggaaggctGCTGCTATCTACCTCCACGGCCACAAGGACAGTGTCTACTGTGCGCAGTTTGATGA GGACAAAATCATTACGGGTTCTCGCGATCGGACCATCCGAGTTTGGGACGCTCATTACCCTTGGCCATGCCGGAAGATCATTGGCCCTCCTCCGGGCGATGTCTCCGGTATTGGTCCGGTCAATAACCCGGCGCAGCAATCAGCTGGAAAGCCGCCCTTCTTGACCATTTGCCCTCCGCCGACGCGCTCTGCGGGCATCATGGCTCCTATTGAGCACAGCGCGGACTATCACAGTGCTTCCATCCTCTGTCTCCAGTTCGATGAAGAGATCATGGTCACCGGTTCGTCTGACTTTACCTGCATCGTGTGGGACATCAAGAACGACTACAAGCCGATTCGTCGCCTAGTGGGCCACCAGGCAGGAGTGCTGGATGTCTGCTTTGATGACCGGTACATTGTGTCCTGCTCCAAAGACACTACCATTTGTGTGTGGGATCGGCACACAGGGGCCTTGGTGAAGAAACTCCTTGGCCACCGAGGACCAGTGAATGCTGTTCAGCTGCGCGGAGATCTGGTCGTTTCTGCAAGCGGAGACGGCGTCGCCAAGCTCTGGAACATCACTTCTGGTCTTTGTGTCAAGGAATTCCCCAGCAAGGACCGTGGACTGGCGTGTGTTGAGTTCAGTGATGATGCTCGAACCATTCTCACTGGTGGCAACGACCAAGTGATCTATCAGTTTGACGCCAATACCGGCGAAATGGTCAAAGAGCTCAAGGGCCACGCAGGCTTGGTTCGCTCCTTGCACCTGGACAGCATGAATCAACGAATCGTCAGTGGTAGCTACGACATGAGTGTCAAAGTATTTGATGCTCAAAGTGGCGAGCTTTCCATTGACCTTCCGGGCTGGACAACGAGCTGGATGCTCAGCGTCAAGTCCGACTATCGGCGCATTGTGGCCACTAGCCAAGACTCTCGCGCTGTCATAATGGATTTTGGATATGGACTAGATGGCATAGACCTACTGAAAGAGTAA
- a CDS encoding Gfo/Idh/MocA family protein (COG:S;~EggNog:ENOG410PH6Y;~InterPro:IPR036291,IPR000683;~PFAM:PF01408;~go_function: GO:0016491 - oxidoreductase activity [Evidence IEA]): MAPPAVLMVGTGEYTTGYVGGTASTSDKKVGVVGLTLFDLRRRGKVGDLSMVGVSGSKFPGIRAHLQKNISEVYNGLDVSFTSFPADNTSDPEAYKAAIDALPAGSAITIFTPDPTHYPIALYAIQRKIHVLITKPATKLLSDHLDLLAESRKHNVVVYIEHHKRFDPAYSDARAKAAKLGDFNYFYSYMSQPKSQLETFKAWAGKDSDISYYLNSHHVDVNESMVPDYVPVKVTASAATGTAVELGCAHETEDTITLLVEWKKKDGSRMATGVYTSSWTAPQRAGVHSNQYFHYMGSKGEIRVNQAKRGYDVAEDEAGLSWINPFYMKYAPDEEGNFGGQTGYGYISFEKFIDAVTAVNEGRLTLDQLDARPIPTLKNTIATTAILHAGRISLDEKRSVEIVTEDGKWELK; encoded by the exons ATGGCTCCCCCAGCTGTGTTGATG GTAGGAACAGGCGAGTACACGACCGGCTACGTCGGCGGTACAGCCTCGACCTCCGACAAGAAAGTGGGTGTCGTGGGCTTGACGCTCTTCGACTTGCGTCGTCGCGGCAAAGTCGGCGATTTGAGCATGGTGGGTGTATCTGGATCCAAATTCCCCGGAATCC GCGCACATCTGCAGAAGAATATCTCCGAAGTCTACAACGGCCTTGATGTCTCtttcacctccttccccgcCGACAACACCTCCGACCCAGAAGCCTACAAAGCCGCCATTGACGCCCTCCCCGCCGGCTCTGCAATCACCATTTTCACTCCCGACCCCACCCATTATCCCATCGCTTTGTACGCCATTCAGCGCAAGATCCACGTTCTCATCACCAAGCCTGCGACCAAGCTCCTCTCCGACCACCTCGACCTGCTCGCTGAGTCTCGCAAGCACAATGTAGTTGTGTACATTGAGCACCACAAGCGCTTCGACCCGGCCTACAGTGACGCTCGTGCTAAGGCTGCCAAGCTCGGCGACTTCAACTACTTTTACAGCTACATGAGTCAGCCTAAGAGCCAGCTGGAGACGTTCAAGGCTTGGGCTGGCAAGGACTCGGATATCTCTTATTATTTGAACAGCCACCACGTGGACGTTAATGAGAGCATGGTGCCGGACTATGTCCCCGTGAAGGTAACGGCTAGTGCGGCTACGGGAACTGCTGTCGAGCTGGGCTGTGCCCATGAGACGGAGGACACGATTACTTTGCTCgtggaatggaagaagaaggatgggtcAAGAATGGCTACGGGTGTTTACACATCTAGTTGGACCGCGCCACAGAGGGCCGGTGTACACTCTAACCAATACTTCCATT ATATGGGATCGAAGGGTGAAATTCGTGTTAATCAGGCTAAACGTGGCTATGATGTTGCCGAGGATGAGGCTGGATTGTCTTGGATTAACCC GTTCTATATGAAGTACGCACCCGACGAGGAGGGTAACTTCGGTGGTCAGACTGGCTACGGATACATCAGTTTCGAGAAGTTCATTGATGCCGTCACAGCTGTTAATGAGGGACGGTTGACGCTTGATCAGCTGGATGCCAGGCCGATCCCGACTTTGAAGAACACGATTGCCACAACGGCAATCCTGCATGCAGGACGCATTTCCTTGGATGAGAAGCGGTCGGTGGAGATCGTGACTGAGGATGGAAAGTGGGAGCTGAAGTAG
- a CDS encoding dihydrodipicolinate synthase family protein (COG:E;~EggNog:ENOG410PHAW;~InterPro:IPR002220,IPR013785;~PFAM:PF00701;~go_function: GO:0003824 - catalytic activity [Evidence IEA];~go_function: GO:0016829 - lyase activity [Evidence IEA]) — MSFTPLRPGVYAPTMTFFDPSTEELDVPTIRKHAVRLAKAGLVGLVCMGSNGEAVHLTRAERKTVINETRSALVEAGFSNVPVIAGASEQSIRGTIELCKESYEAGAEYALIVPPSYYRYATGNDQTLYEFFTSVADGSPIPLILYNYPGAVAGIDMDSDLIIRISQHPNIVGTKFTCANTGKLTRVASALHAITPSSPLAPAQRKFPSTKTEAVHPYVAFGGIADFSLQTLASGGSAILAGGANVIPKLCVQIFNLWSAGRFTEAMEAQELLSKADWVLTKAAIPGTKSAIQSYYGYGGFPRRPLARLSAEQAEAVAEKIKDAMEVEKSLPDIA, encoded by the coding sequence ATGTCTTTTACCCCGCTCCGCCCCGGAGTCTACGCTCCAACCATGACCTTCTTCGACCCCTCAACCGAAGAGCTCGACGTCCCTACCATCCGCAAGCATGCCGTTCGCCTCGCCAAAGCCGGTCTCGTTGGTCTCGTTTGCATGGGCTCCAACGGCGAAGCTGTACACCTCACCCGGGCCGAGCGCAAGACCGTGATCAACGAGACCCGGTCCGCACTCGTTGAAGCCGGCTTCTCCAATGTCCCCGTCATCGCAGGTGCCAGCGAACAATCCATCCGCGGTACCATCGAGCTCTGCAAGGAATCCTACGAGGCCGGAGCCGAGTACGCCCTGATCGTTCCCCCCAGCTACTACCGCTACGCCACCGGCAACGACCAGACCCTCTACGAATTCTTCACCAGCGTCGCCGACGGCTCCCccatccctctcatcctctaCAACTACCCCGGTGCCGTGGCAGGAATTGACATGGACTCcgacctcatcatccgcatcTCTCAGCACCCCAACATCGTAGGCACAAAGTTCACCTGCGCCAACACGGGCAAGTTGACCCGTGTTGCTTCCGCTCTGCACGCCATTACTCCCTCGTCGCCTTTGGCTCCGGCCCAGCGCAAGTTCCCCAGCACAAAGACAGAGGCGGTCCACCCGTACGTTGCATTCGGAGGTATTGCGGATTTCTCCCTGCAGACGCTGGCGTCCGGAGGTTCCGCGATCCTGGCGGGTGGTGCGAACGTCATCCCCAAGCTGTGTGTGCAGATCTTCAACCTCTGGAGCGCGGGTCGCTTCACAGAGGCCATGGAGGCCCAGGAGCTGTTGAGTAAGGCCGACTGGGTTCTCACTAAGGCGGCTATCCCCGGTACGAAGAGTGCCATTCAGAGCTACTACGGATATGGTGGATTCCCACGTCGGCCGTTGGCTCGCTTGAGTGCCGAGCAGGCGGAGGCAGTGgcagagaagatcaaggatgCCATGGAGGTTGAGAAGTCGCTGCCGGATATTGCTTAG